The genomic segment catattcactgcaccatgctcaactttttcattcctgactttgtctgaggactgaacaacaactgtctccGCAAACCCTGCACTATCtattctgttattcaggctcccattccccctgcaacttcagtttgaccctcccccaccaccacttcccatagcagctctatcacccctttggctttcatctcccagatcaataaaaaggaggtgcatacctgGTACAGGCAGattggaacaaatggggtacttgtgagctacaggaaattcaagtgaacacttatgaaagacaaAGGCGGCATGAGGTTACCCCAGCaggcaagatgaaggagaatcctcatggattctgcagatatgttaagagtgaaaagattgcaagggaaaaaattaatcctctgcaagatcagaatggtaatccatatgaggagacaaaatagatgtgggagatttttttttactcacgagatgaacacagagtctatagaagtgaggcaaagcagcatcaaattcctagaccctgtacagattacagaggtggaataTGGGAGGTGGATCAAGAAGGTTTGGTCACTCAGCACTCAAGATGAGATactaaattggatgagacactgtctttgggagaagccagtgtgtggtagcagatggctGCCTCTTGACTGCatcctgtgactagcggtgtgccacagggatcagtgctgtatctgttattgtttgtcatctatatcagtaatctggatgatagggtggttaactggatcagaaaatttgtagctgacaccaagattggtggtgtagtcgTCAGCGAGGAAGAGTATCATGGTTTGCAgtatgatctggaccagctgggaaaatggtttgggaaatggaaaatgtaatttaatgcagacaagtgtgaggtattgcactttggtatgACCTACCAAGGGAGGTCTTTCACAGTGACTGGTCAGGCATGGAGGAGTATTGTAGTAAGAAAGGGTCCTGGGAATACAAGTctttaattcactgaaagtggtatcacagttagatagagacagaaagaaagatttcagcccattggccttcatgaactaGAGTAGTGACAACAATAGacggatgttatgttgacttgtagaaggcactggtgaagcctaatttggagtattgtgtgcggttttggttaccaacctacaggaaagatgtaaaagaggttcagagaaaattcacaaggatgttgccaggtctgtaggacttgagttataaggaaagatcgaacaggtcaggactttattccttggaatgtagaagactgaggggagatttgattggggTATACCACtattatgagggacatagatagggattttaccactgagatggtgtgggactacaaccagaggccatgggttaagggggaaaggtaaaacgttaaggggaacatgaggggaaacttcttcgcaCCGACGatcatccgggtgtggaatgagcaaagagcacaagtggtgcatgcaagcacgatttcaacatttaagaggtttgagtaggtgcctggatggtaggggtatgggagtgggcagtttaaatagttcagcacaaaccagatggcccaagaacctgaaataatacaaaaattcacttTAAGTCCTTttcacagctgtgcagaccaaccattcatctcagcaggaatttttttatatggcgttaacactgtggcactttaagttaatCATACGTAAAAGAAAATCCCAAATGCATGTCAAGGAAGACTATTTGTGTGAtactgtttcagttactgtggggccaggcacccatgctgctcagcaggagcagggaataataccaatggagagagtcagactgagccaagtcacagattggagatggcagaaatgctccattcttatagagacaggaagagcatcagggaattgatggccattccagataccagcactgtgcccatgcagaagatgatttctctgtccATCTTGGGTTGAATCTCACTGTtacagtgtgataccagatcaaaccttggcaactcaagtaatctcatctgaaatgttgtcctacacacACTAATGGATTTTGTTATTCTTTTTACAGAttaaaaatgagaaggaatttgtccccaggaatctcaaacacgactcgccagttttgctgtctctgtctagacATTTAAGAAaaggagcaagggattcaatcagccatccttcctgctcagaaggtggggagggattcactcgttcATTTGACCAATTGGTACACCCATtattttacacaggggagaggccgatCACGTGCtcggacagtgggaatggatttacTCGGTCATCACAACTGAagttacatcagcaagttcacactggacaaggccattcatctaTTCTGTGTGTGAGgaaggattcagtcggtcttcccacctgtcgacacaccagcatctgctgaatttgtgggaaaggattcactcagtcatctgacacAATGGCTCACCAGCGTGTTTACACTGgcgagcggccgttcacctgctcagactgtgggaaggaattcactgagtcatccaacctaatggcacatcagcgagttcacactggggagaagccgttcacgtgctcagtctgtgggaagagattcacttggttatccacactacagagtcatcagcgagttcacactggggagaagccattcacctgctcagtctgtgggaagagattcactgattcatccaacctacagagacatcagcgagttcacactggggagaagccgttcacctgctcagtctgtgggaagagattcactgattcatccaccgtacagagtcatcagcgagttcacactggggagaagccgttcacctgttcagaatgtgggaagggattcactcagttatccaaactacagattcatcagcgagttcacactggggagaagccattcacctgctcagaatgtgggaagggattcactcagttatccgccctgcagagacatcagcgagttcacactggggagaagccgttcacctgctcagtctgtgggaagagattcactgattcatccaacctacagagacaccaattagttcacacaggggagaagccgttcacctgctcagtctgtgggaagagattcactgattcatccaccctacagagtcatcagcgagttcacactggggagaagccattcacctgctcagaatgtgggaatgtattcactcggtcatcccaactactggcacaccagtcagttcacactggggagtggccgtttacctgctcagaatgtgggaaaggattcactcaatcGTCCACCCTACTGACACAtctgcgagttcacactggggaaaaaccgttcacctgctcagtctgtgggaagagattcactcagtcatccaacctacagagacatcagcgagttcacactggggagaagccattcaccagcTCAGAacgtgggaaaggattcactcagtcatccaacctactggcacaccagtcagttcacaatggggagtggccattgttatgAATCCCTAGATTTCGTTTCCTGTGGACTGttattttgagagagagagagagagattaagaatggaaatcagtctgacttgcagcttgtttacatcactcacagcttgtttagttttaaccgaggacacagacactcagagtcagactgagatgaaggaggaaaaatggaaggatcaAAACAAGGGAACtggtggccaagggtcactgtagagaactttcctatgcccacaagggtgggttaattatcgattcagcgAACATCAAATGTGAGGTTGTCACCTCATTTGATCCATACGAGTGGATctgatttggggtatcctgtgaagaccacttatgtgttaacccttgcctgggtgtggtgtgggaattcacttgaagacgatacctCTTGTGACAAGTCACCTTCAgtgataatttgtatgtggatttggaacgacgatggataaaatctacagcgactgttctTTCGTTTTACCACTGTGGAATTCGAcagaattgccttctcttgaCATTTACCCTGcactacaaatatctctctctcatcacctattctgtggttgaactgaactttcatagttcaccatctcaagactccaagccttgtttcccctgagctcaatagtttgggagttatatttacacacaagtacacataacactgttaacttttgtttatcttgctaATTACTATATTGTTAGTAGATACGAATAAAGGTAGTGGATGTAACATCAAAAACAGACTCTAAGGGTAGTCTATTGCGTCTGGCTCATTTCTAAAGCGTTACGGTTCATAACAAAATTTGGGCTTGCATCCGGGATATGAACAGATTTGAGGGCGTATTGATTAATTATCGATTTCATTcgagaaatcccttttgatttatttgtgtgtggaaaatcagcaggaatggatgttgatagatttctggaagcACCAGCCTCTGAGGCGTTAGaggacaccagaaggattgagttgttgagtattgctaaaaggttaaaacttgctaaggtgaaatcgacaatgaggaggtcacagatgcagaggataatagctgaacattatgtatctgagggtgtgtttaaagtggaggagttggaggtgtttcctggAAGTAAACCAAGTGAGCTTAGGCTcccgtacaagttagaaaaattaaagatggaggctgtggaaaggcagaggcaggttGAGGCTGGACAGGCAGGAAAACAGCCAttactattctgccatcatccatgCTAGTGTCCCTTTGCAATCAACTTTGGTGAGCTCTTCTCCCATGCCTTCGTAGTTCCCCTCACTCCACTAATAATGATGCATCTTCTTGTACCTTTCCCCTCTCAaagtgcagagtgaattctaacATGTTATGATCACCAAGTCCACGTTTCCTTTACCATAAGCTTCGTAATCaaacctggttcattacacaacacccaatccaaaattaaCTTTTCCCTAATGGGCACAATTACAAGCTGTTCAAAAAGGCATCTCATTGGTATTttccaaatttcctctcttgagatcaaacaccaacctgattttcataATCAACCTCCACCCATCccactcatggactgtttgtcccactcccatctgggTAGACTACGCAGCATCCTCACCAGGACTACCAGCCTCTGggacagctactttccccaagcagtaaggctgataaatatctctacccaacttacccacccttccacaccaccAAACACCtcgactttatcatttcctgtctgtcaTCTTATATGCAGGCatacttttatttattattttatcatttattattatattgtaatttgtcctctactgtgcctattttcttgtttattatttattgtactgccctgcactgttttgtgcacctcatgcagtcctgtgtaggtctgtagtcaagtgtagtttttgtgttattttacgtagtctagtgtagctttgcGTTGTGTCACttagcctagtgtagttttgtgttgtttcatgtagcaccatggtcctggaggtaTGTTGTTTTTACTGTGCACAGCAGTTTATGATCGAAatcacaataaaaagtgacttgacttgactataccgagcgtcactttatggacatacaatcaatccgtGCACAGTTTACAAGCTGTGGATATATGTTTTtactattgtgtttttgtgctgcattgaagccggagtaataattattttgatcCCATTCATATTTGTCtgctggaaatggaattaaactaccttgaatcttgaataaacaTTTCAGCAGTCTGCAGCGTCACatttctgtctctcagtgttactGCGGCAGAGCGTCACCCGGTGACAATGGAGTCCACAAATCAGGGGCTCCTGTTATTGTGGCAAATCACCACCAAGTGGCAGTGTTGTCCACAAGAGGGAGAGGTTTGCAGCgatatggaggggtgtagggggctgGAAGCCAACTCTGCAAGTGGATGAAGTGCCAGACCTGCCCCAaaccaccctccccaccaccagtcagggccccaaacagtccttccacatgAGGCAACTTTTCAACATCATCACTGTTGGGGTCATCTCCTGTTTCCAgttttccaggtgtggcctcctcgacattagtgagacccgatgtagtctctgcattctgcactctgtcccaatgggattctgcagatattggagatGCAAagtcacatacacaaaatgttggaggaagtcaggAGGTCAGGTAGCTTCTACAGAGGGGGATAAATCAAAACAGAGATTtcctgctgagacccttcatcaggactggaagtgggGAGAAGCCGGAATAAGATGGTGCAGGGAGTGGAAAGAGTCCAAGCTGGTAGataataggtgaagtcaggtaagagtgaaggtgagtgggtgggggaggtgggagatgaagtgagacgcTGTGAGGTGGAAGCTGGAAAATGCAAAGGgctgaaaagaaggaatctgataggatcaGAGAGCGGACCATGGGGAGAAAAGGAAGTAAAAGCggaaccagagggagacgatCCGCAGTGAAGAGAGAAGTTGGGAGACAGAATGGAGGAGACGGGCGTGTAGATTGATGAAAGGAAAAGGTGGAGGTGGAAGTTAaagatatcgatgttcatgccatcgagtTGTAAACTACCCAGATGTAGTATGTGTTGTTGCTCCTTTAACCTGAGAGTGGACTCATCGTGTTAGTGAAACCGGAAGGGAGAGTGGATTAATAACTTTCCCCTGCGATCCCTATTAAATcgatcctctctcaccttaaagtgGTGCCCACTGGTTGTTGGTTCCACAAAAGTggggaaaaagggaaaaaaaaccatcgaaaacctacatcacaatacaggcactttggcccacaaagttgtgccgagcatgtccctacctaagaaattactaggcttacaaatagctctctatttttctaagatccatgtacctatccaaaggtctcttaaaataccatatcgtgtctgcttccaccaccgttgccggcagcacattccacacactcaccaatctttgcgttaaaaaaaaacttacccctgacatctcctctgtacctactccccagcaccttaaacctgtgccctcttgtagcagccatttcagccctgggaaaaaaacctctgactatccacacgatcaatacctctcatcaacttatacacctctatcaggtcacctctcatcctccgtcgctccaaggagaaaaggccgagttcactcatctGCTCATGTTCCCCATTTCTGTACCCTCAGGGTTTGGGACACCTGCATcatgtcagcctcaatctcctgcacttcaaggtgtgaagtcccaacctgcccagcctctctccagaactcagtccctcgagtaccggcaacattctcataaatctcctccgcacttaTTCCTGCTTGATGTCCTCTCTCCTACAGCAGAATGACCAAAACTGGATACAATAATCCAGGCACGGATACCGTAACaataccctaaccctaatgcaacctCACTAGCCTCTTCTTCAGAACATGAGCCACGAGATATGAGACAGAGGCTGCTCAGccaatcgagtctgttccaccattcctttGTGTCCAAttgattatctctctcaaccccattctcctgccttctccccttaatccGTGAACATCCATTGAAAacacactcagtgacttggcctctgctccatctgtggcaatgaattccaaagatttaccactccctgactacagaaattcctcctcatctctgctgtcaGTGGATGCTCTATACATTGAGGCCGtggcctctggtcccagacccacACAGCGTAGGGTGCATCTTCTTCAtagccactctgtccaggcctttcaatatttgataggtttcaatgagatcccctctctttcttctggaccagtgagtacagggtcaaagccgtctaacgctcctcatacgttaaccctgtcattcctggaatcattcttgtgaaccttctccggACGCGCTCCAATACGAGCACAtctttttctcagataaggggtcgGAAACTGGTCACAATACACCAACAGCAATCTGACCGATGTGTTATAAag from the Mobula birostris isolate sMobBir1 chromosome 13, sMobBir1.hap1, whole genome shotgun sequence genome contains:
- the LOC140208671 gene encoding uncharacterized protein — translated: MAHQRVYTGERPFTCSDCGKEFTESSNLMAHQRVHTGEKPFTCSVCGKRFTWLSTLQSHQRVHTGEKPFTCSVCGKRFTDSSNLQRHQRVHTGEKPFTCSVCGKRFTDSSTVQSHQRVHTGEKPFTCSECGKGFTQLSKLQIHQRVHTGEKPFTCSECGKGFTQLSALQRHQRVHTGEKPFTCSVCGKRFTDSSNLQRHQLVHTGEKPFTCSVCGKRFTDSSTLQSHQRVHTGEKPFTCSECGNVFTRSSQLLAHQSVHTGEWPFTCSECGKGFTQSSTLLTHLRVHTGEKPFTCSVCGKRFTQSSNLQRHQRVHTGEKPFTSSERGKGFTQSSNLLAHQSVHNGEWPLL